One stretch of Chryseobacterium indologenes DNA includes these proteins:
- a CDS encoding antirestriction protein ArdA: MENLMHSKVYVSTYAKYNNGSIKGDWIELSNFSSIEEFYECCLELHADETDPEFMFQDWENIPSELLSESNISENIFSIIEKVSDLDYKTLEAFATWISISSHDIASDDIDSLFSASST; this comes from the coding sequence ATGGAAAATTTAATGCACTCAAAAGTTTATGTTAGTACTTATGCTAAGTATAACAATGGTTCAATTAAAGGAGATTGGATCGAGCTTAGTAACTTTAGCTCTATTGAAGAGTTTTATGAATGCTGCTTAGAACTACACGCTGATGAAACAGATCCTGAATTTATGTTTCAAGATTGGGAAAATATCCCATCTGAGTTACTATCAGAAAGTAATATTTCAGAAAATATCTTTTCAATTATTGAAAAAGTATCAGATTTAGACTATAAAACCTTAGAAGCTTTTGCTACTTGGATAAGTATTAGTAGTCATGATATTGCATCTGATGATATAGACTCGTTATTTTCGGCATCGTCAACATAA
- a CDS encoding trimethoprim-resistant dihydrofolate reductase DfrA49, translated as MKVALIVAVDQQFGIGKNNDLMWHLPADMKFFKETTTGHIVVTGRKNYDSIPERFRPLPNRENAVLTRNTEYHAPGAVVFSSLESCLDHYKNEVERTVFIIGGGQIYREALALDCVQEMFITHVQGEFGADTFFPKFEAVAWNVETVATQAVDEKNAYAFEVKRYWR; from the coding sequence ATGAAAGTAGCATTGATTGTTGCTGTTGATCAGCAATTCGGTATTGGAAAGAACAATGATTTGATGTGGCATTTGCCTGCAGATATGAAATTTTTCAAAGAAACAACCACGGGACATATTGTGGTTACAGGTAGAAAAAACTACGATTCCATTCCGGAACGTTTTCGGCCGTTGCCCAACCGCGAGAATGCGGTCTTAACACGCAATACCGAATATCATGCTCCTGGAGCAGTTGTTTTTTCTTCCTTGGAATCCTGTTTGGATCATTATAAAAATGAAGTGGAACGAACCGTTTTCATAATTGGAGGCGGACAAATTTACCGAGAAGCTTTAGCGCTTGATTGTGTTCAAGAGATGTTTATTACCCATGTGCAGGGCGAATTTGGTGCAGATACCTTCTTCCCGAAATTCGAAGCTGTCGCTTGGAATGTTGAAACGGTAGCAACCCAAGCAGTGGATGAGAAAAATGCCTATGCGTTTGAAGTGAAAAGGTATTGGAGGTAA
- the lnu(H) gene encoding lincosamide nucleotidyltransferase Lnu(H): MTQLQMIDKTKYIAQQDENVSAVFMYGSFTKNEGDKYSDIEFYIFLKNKENFSTEKWVNQIHPLALYFTNEYGSEVAIFENMVRGEFHFLKTEEIEIIKSWDGIVEFSDFDQMNLTDKDGLLTKTLNQIKTKSPERITNENILWLSQSLLNVVLTTSNLIKREEFAHAHHSLSNVQKYLLWLIRARTSKTQHWESPTKSLEKDIDTIWYSEYKKVTSDLNPKNIVLAFENSLNLSEKLFDELNIEPKLKEILHKIR, translated from the coding sequence ATGACACAGTTACAAATGATTGACAAAACAAAATATATAGCTCAACAAGACGAAAATGTTTCCGCCGTTTTTATGTATGGTTCATTTACCAAAAACGAAGGAGACAAATATTCTGACATCGAATTTTACATCTTCTTGAAAAATAAAGAAAATTTCTCGACAGAAAAATGGGTAAATCAAATTCATCCTTTGGCTTTATATTTTACAAACGAATATGGAAGTGAAGTTGCTATTTTCGAGAATATGGTCAGAGGAGAATTCCATTTTTTAAAAACGGAGGAAATTGAAATTATCAAATCTTGGGACGGAATTGTTGAATTTAGCGATTTTGACCAAATGAACCTAACCGACAAAGATGGACTTTTAACGAAAACGCTTAATCAAATCAAAACGAAATCGCCCGAAAGAATAACAAATGAAAATATTTTGTGGTTAAGCCAATCATTACTGAATGTTGTACTGACAACAAGCAACTTGATTAAACGAGAAGAATTTGCTCACGCTCATCACAGTTTATCAAATGTGCAGAAATACTTGCTTTGGCTTATAAGAGCAAGAACAAGCAAAACGCAACATTGGGAAAGTCCGACTAAAAGTCTCGAAAAGGACATTGACACGATTTGGTATTCAGAGTATAAAAAAGTAACATCAGATTTAAATCCCAAAAACATCGTTTTGGCTTTTGAGAACTCATTAAATTTATCGGAAAAACTATTTGATGAACTAAATATTGAACCCAAACTGAAAGAAATCCTACACAAAATAAGATAA
- a CDS encoding phosphotransferase has protein sequence MVETLIKTLQQKYLIKTNTISKQKGGWASLAYKIEDENEHFYFLKVYEKSRKSTSYLTEHIDLYLPIVDWLDNQTLLKGKIIRLIKTQSDDFRCEDENYIYVLFDYIKGETVGEKNLTKEQITQLAEIVSQLHHLKKTPFDLSQISETFDLSFISKLNNWIEKNLDQLKTEIKTVLQPNLSIIKNQINEWYNLSNALKEKDLKYCLCHTDIHHWNLITDKQKLYLLDWEGIKFAPPEADIFSIYQQPYFDLFIKRYYELNPDYQINETVLQYYLTSRKLQDIFEFIEQLQFDELNSEEYKINLNYLKKEVDNIISKPKNTASR, from the coding sequence ATGGTTGAAACATTGATAAAAACATTGCAACAAAAATATCTTATCAAAACAAACACAATTTCTAAACAAAAAGGTGGTTGGGCTTCTTTGGCTTATAAAATAGAAGATGAAAACGAGCATTTTTATTTTTTAAAAGTTTATGAAAAAAGTCGAAAATCAACTTCTTATTTAACGGAACACATCGACCTTTATCTTCCCATTGTGGATTGGCTTGATAATCAAACTCTGCTGAAAGGAAAAATCATTCGATTGATTAAAACGCAATCTGATGATTTTAGGTGCGAAGATGAAAATTATATATATGTTTTGTTTGATTACATTAAAGGAGAAACAGTTGGAGAAAAAAATTTAACCAAAGAACAAATAACTCAATTAGCCGAAATTGTCAGTCAGTTACATCATTTAAAAAAAACTCCTTTTGACCTTTCGCAGATTTCTGAAACATTTGACCTTTCGTTTATTTCTAAACTAAACAATTGGATAGAAAAAAACCTTGACCAACTAAAAACGGAAATCAAAACGGTACTGCAACCTAATCTTTCAATTATAAAAAATCAAATCAACGAATGGTATAATTTATCAAATGCTTTAAAGGAAAAAGATTTAAAATATTGTTTATGTCATACAGATATTCATCATTGGAATCTTATCACAGACAAACAAAAATTATATCTTTTGGATTGGGAAGGAATAAAGTTTGCACCACCCGAAGCCGATATTTTCAGCATTTATCAGCAACCTTATTTTGATTTGTTTATCAAAAGATATTATGAACTCAATCCTGATTATCAAATCAATGAAACGGTTTTACAATATTATCTGACAAGTAGAAAACTTCAAGATATTTTTGAGTTTATCGAACAATTACAATTTGACGAACTCAATTCGGAAGAATACAAAATCAACTTAAACTATCTGAAAAAAGAAGTTGATAACATAATATCCAAACCTAAAAACACAGCCAGCAGGTAA
- the ere(D) gene encoding EreD family erythromycin esterase yields the protein MKNIKPLTFPFNSENNTSIKQSLFRFREYFDSSTIVGLGENSHFIKEFFTFRHQVIEFLVTECDFDTLAFEFGFSEGLEVDKWIKSQIPFDDLDKLLSHFYYPNEFKDTLLWLRRYNQDNNNQITFLGVDIPKNGGSYFPNFRIVSDYLQRLSIVSSDVLQKILNLAEKFDFYSTSQLALNLSLFDEAEHNELKALLLKVYIRLITLQPKLESLEFQSIVHQVKGLIYMNYNADAMESFITERGIEGDMGAKDQYMAESIDWFLKNSLGKKIILVAHNAHIQKTPVDFDGFISCYPMGQRLSMTFGEKYKAFAITNLRGETAALYPDNDYQFGFRVDKFPLDFPESDSVEFIMQEFGGKECCLLMNRSTELKNCNKIRFDSMCLKTEIEEAFDGIFLIEKSTVSEVVD from the coding sequence ATGAAAAATATAAAACCCTTAACTTTTCCGTTTAATTCGGAAAATAATACATCCATAAAACAAAGTCTTTTTCGATTTCGAGAATATTTTGATTCTTCTACAATTGTTGGTTTAGGCGAAAACTCACATTTCATAAAAGAGTTTTTTACATTCAGGCATCAAGTTATTGAGTTTTTAGTAACTGAATGTGATTTTGACACCTTGGCATTTGAGTTTGGTTTTTCTGAAGGATTAGAAGTTGATAAGTGGATAAAATCACAAATTCCATTCGACGATTTGGATAAGTTACTGTCACACTTTTATTATCCAAATGAGTTTAAAGATACTTTGCTATGGCTTCGTCGGTATAATCAAGACAATAATAATCAAATTACCTTTTTAGGTGTGGATATTCCTAAAAATGGAGGTTCTTATTTTCCAAACTTTCGTATTGTATCTGATTATTTGCAAAGACTTTCAATCGTTTCTTCTGATGTCTTACAGAAGATTTTAAATCTTGCTGAGAAATTTGATTTCTATTCGACTTCTCAGCTTGCGTTAAATTTATCGCTTTTTGATGAAGCTGAACATAATGAATTAAAAGCATTGCTATTAAAAGTTTACATTCGTTTGATTACTCTTCAACCAAAATTAGAAAGTTTAGAATTTCAATCGATAGTTCATCAAGTTAAAGGCTTGATTTATATGAATTATAATGCTGATGCTATGGAAAGTTTCATTACTGAAAGGGGAATTGAAGGAGATATGGGAGCAAAAGACCAGTATATGGCAGAAAGCATTGATTGGTTTTTGAAAAATTCACTTGGTAAAAAGATTATTTTGGTTGCCCACAATGCTCACATTCAAAAAACTCCGGTAGATTTTGATGGATTTATTAGTTGTTATCCAATGGGGCAAAGACTTTCGATGACTTTTGGAGAAAAATATAAAGCATTTGCAATAACTAATCTACGTGGAGAAACTGCGGCATTGTATCCTGATAATGATTATCAATTTGGCTTTAGGGTTGATAAATTTCCACTTGATTTTCCAGAGTCGGATTCTGTTGAATTTATTATGCAAGAATTTGGAGGAAAAGAATGCTGTTTACTAATGAACAGAAGTACGGAATTAAAAAATTGTAATAAGATTCGATTTGATTCGATGTGCCTAAAAACTGAAATAGAAGAAGCTTTTGACGGAATTTTTCTAATAGAAAAATCAACTGTTTCAGAAGTAGTGGATTGA
- a CDS encoding IS91 family transposase — MRGFKTIKKQPTQPQSQPQSQPQYEVADVLNKLGSKLEDLGLNSWQLRTLFALKKCRTSALGGHIDACDECGNISISYNSCRNRHCPKCQGRNREDWIQTRETELLPVPYFHVVFTLPEVLNKTALHEPKMLYDILFESAWETLQTFGKNKNLQMGMIAVLHTWGQNLSLHPHVHCIVPGGGVDENGAWKNIRSDGKFLFSVKALSKVFRAKFCEKLKANLKDKFNENQENEYEKIRQSLWEKDWVVYAKKPFGSPKSVVEYLGRYTHKIAISNGRIRGIDAETVTFSYKDYRQKGIKKQMVLSHAEFIRRFAMHILPKRFVKIRHYGFLSSTWKRIKLKKLQQKLGIQPKEKPLPKPFQPKCSCCKTGNLVTIAMFDLRGPPQWFLEMSQSQPTPKK; from the coding sequence ATGAGAGGTTTTAAAACCATAAAAAAACAGCCAACTCAACCTCAATCTCAACCTCAATCTCAACCTCAATACGAAGTCGCCGATGTTTTAAACAAATTAGGTTCAAAATTGGAAGATTTAGGATTAAATTCCTGGCAATTAAGAACTTTATTTGCATTAAAAAAGTGCAGAACTTCGGCTTTGGGAGGACATATCGATGCTTGCGACGAATGCGGAAATATCAGCATCAGCTACAACTCCTGCCGAAACCGTCATTGCCCGAAATGCCAAGGGCGGAACCGAGAAGATTGGATACAAACACGGGAAACCGAACTGCTTCCTGTGCCTTATTTTCACGTAGTTTTTACGCTTCCTGAAGTATTGAACAAAACAGCGCTTCACGAGCCCAAGATGTTGTATGATATTTTATTTGAATCGGCTTGGGAAACGCTTCAAACGTTTGGCAAAAACAAAAATCTCCAAATGGGAATGATTGCTGTTTTGCACACTTGGGGACAGAATTTGAGTCTTCATCCGCACGTGCACTGCATTGTTCCCGGTGGTGGCGTGGATGAAAACGGAGCTTGGAAAAACATCAGAAGTGATGGTAAATTTTTGTTTTCGGTAAAGGCTTTGAGTAAAGTTTTCAGGGCTAAATTTTGTGAGAAACTGAAAGCTAATTTAAAGGATAAATTCAATGAAAATCAAGAAAATGAATACGAAAAAATCAGGCAAAGTCTGTGGGAAAAAGATTGGGTAGTTTACGCCAAAAAGCCATTTGGAAGCCCAAAATCTGTGGTGGAATATTTGGGCAGATACACCCACAAAATTGCCATCAGCAATGGTAGAATTAGGGGAATTGATGCGGAAACGGTCACTTTTTCTTACAAAGATTACCGCCAAAAAGGCATCAAAAAGCAGATGGTTTTGAGCCACGCAGAGTTTATCCGAAGATTTGCGATGCATATTTTGCCCAAAAGGTTTGTGAAAATCCGTCATTACGGTTTTTTGAGCAGCACTTGGAAACGAATTAAGCTTAAAAAACTGCAACAAAAATTAGGCATCCAGCCCAAAGAAAAACCTTTGCCAAAGCCGTTTCAACCGAAATGCAGTTGTTGTAAAACAGGGAATTTAGTCACCATTGCAATGTTTGATTTGAGGGGACCGCCACAATGGTTTTTGGAGATGAGCCAAAGTCAGCCAACGCCTAAAAAATAG
- a CDS encoding tyrosine-type recombinase/integrase codes for MSLHFGKIPTELDSEQIQDYLFYLQKKSKSPSQSYFKHTVYGLRFLLKSEGLSYDYLSLPEIKREKKLPVVLSKQEVWQMLSGCKLLKHKILIGILYGCGLRCMEVRNLRLCDLDFDRKQLKVVQGKGKKDRYLPLSEHLIRGLKKYIEAEKPENYLFGMPREGRAGASTSLSTGFDSRYSQRGVQWAVKQASKTAKILKEVSVHTLRHSFATHLLEDGMDILSIKNLLGHESIDTTLIYLQIAQLSTQKLFSPLDTLFLEFGKK; via the coding sequence GTGTCGCTACATTTCGGGAAAATTCCTACAGAATTGGATTCAGAGCAAATTCAAGATTACCTTTTTTACCTTCAGAAAAAATCAAAATCACCTTCACAGTCGTATTTTAAACATACCGTTTACGGACTTCGATTTTTACTGAAATCGGAAGGTTTAAGCTATGATTATCTGAGTCTTCCGGAAATTAAAAGAGAGAAAAAACTGCCTGTAGTTCTCAGTAAACAGGAGGTTTGGCAAATGCTTTCAGGATGTAAACTTCTGAAACATAAAATTTTAATCGGGATTCTTTACGGCTGCGGATTGCGCTGTATGGAGGTTAGAAATCTGCGTTTATGTGATTTAGATTTTGATCGAAAACAACTCAAAGTGGTTCAGGGAAAAGGCAAAAAAGACCGCTATTTGCCACTTTCCGAGCATTTGATTCGGGGATTAAAAAAGTATATCGAAGCGGAAAAACCAGAAAATTATCTCTTTGGAATGCCACGAGAAGGAAGAGCTGGCGCTTCGACTTCGCTCAGCACAGGCTTCGATTCCAGATATTCGCAACGGGGCGTTCAATGGGCGGTAAAGCAGGCATCAAAAACGGCAAAAATATTGAAAGAAGTGAGTGTTCATACGCTTCGGCACAGTTTTGCGACGCATCTTCTGGAAGATGGGATGGATATTTTAAGCATCAAAAATCTCTTGGGTCACGAAAGTATTGATACCACATTGATTTATCTTCAAATTGCACAACTTTCCACACAAAAACTCTTTTCACCGCTCGATACTTTGTTTTTGGAATTTGGGAAGAAATGA
- a CDS encoding IS1595-like element ISBbi1 family transposase: protein MNIFSFTAHFGSEEDCRLHFKEQRDKEGVVCKRCGGTSHYWLQGKWSYECKGCRFRTSLRSGTIMESSKLPFLVWYKTMFLMSCTKKGFSTNELQKQLGLKRYEPVWAMVHKLRRAMGNRDARYTLEGMIELDEGYFSVASKEIERGKGTRGRGAEGKQNVAVMAESTPLEDIETGKKEKHVRYFKARVLDSHQSEGINGVVRDCMEDDAIVFSDKSTSYVDISDLVELHVTEKSDAKTTKETLKWVHIAISNAKRTLLGNYHKIKRKYLQLYLNEFIYKLNRRYFGDKLFDRLVIANITGA, encoded by the coding sequence ATGAACATATTCAGTTTTACGGCTCATTTCGGTTCGGAGGAAGATTGTCGTTTGCATTTCAAGGAGCAGCGTGATAAGGAAGGGGTTGTCTGCAAGCGATGCGGGGGCACTTCCCATTATTGGTTACAGGGTAAATGGAGTTATGAATGCAAAGGTTGCCGTTTCCGCACCTCGTTGCGCAGCGGTACGATCATGGAGAGCTCCAAGCTGCCGTTTCTGGTGTGGTACAAAACGATGTTCCTGATGAGTTGCACAAAAAAGGGATTCTCCACCAACGAACTCCAGAAGCAATTAGGATTGAAGCGTTACGAACCGGTATGGGCGATGGTACACAAACTCCGCAGGGCGATGGGCAACCGGGATGCAAGGTATACACTGGAAGGGATGATAGAACTGGATGAGGGTTACTTTTCGGTGGCCAGTAAGGAAATCGAGCGAGGCAAGGGTACACGTGGCCGGGGAGCCGAGGGAAAGCAGAACGTTGCGGTGATGGCCGAAAGCACCCCGTTGGAAGATATCGAAACGGGCAAAAAGGAGAAGCATGTGCGTTATTTCAAGGCCAGGGTACTGGATAGCCATCAAAGTGAAGGAATCAACGGCGTGGTCAGGGACTGCATGGAGGATGATGCCATCGTATTTTCGGACAAAAGCACTTCTTACGTTGACATCTCCGATCTGGTGGAATTGCACGTCACCGAGAAATCAGACGCCAAAACCACCAAGGAAACACTCAAATGGGTGCATATCGCAATCAGTAATGCAAAACGGACATTGCTGGGCAACTACCATAAAATCAAAAGGAAATACTTACAGTTGTATCTCAACGAGTTTATTTACAAATTAAACAGACGGTATTTTGGAGACAAACTCTTTGACAGACTAGTAATTGCGAATATAACAGGTGCATAA
- a CDS encoding TCR/Tet family MFS transporter produces the protein MKSNKINGIVIFITITIILDSAGFGIIFPVLPELLEKVLNADLSTAAKYGGILTLAYAFMQFIFAPILGILSDHYGRRNVLLLSLLGFSIDCFIMAIATEYWVLFISRLIAGITGATFAVASAAITDITTSAKRTKYFGYLNAAFNIGFIIGPLVGGLLGEYHLSYPFYFAGILGLLNVTYGYFYFPETNNLRTNKQISFASLSPLQSLKSIQRFKGLTVLFVVFFLLSTASHSMESTWSFFTMMQFDWSKQHVGFSLTIIGIIGFVVQAYLLQYLSKKLSDQKLIYIGLTVSFIGLILLGFCTTEQQLWIGITIYLLGSIHQTGFQSMLSKSLDQQYQGELQGVLGSLNGLTTIIGPPIFTYCFYLFTQDNTPLYLPGIAFILSALLISVSFYLILHYCRK, from the coding sequence ATGAAATCAAACAAAATAAACGGTATTGTAATATTCATTACAATCACTATTATATTAGATAGTGCCGGATTTGGTATTATCTTTCCAGTATTACCTGAATTATTAGAAAAAGTACTAAATGCCGATTTAAGTACAGCTGCTAAGTATGGTGGAATACTTACCCTTGCTTATGCATTTATGCAATTTATATTTGCACCTATACTTGGTATTCTAAGTGATCATTATGGACGTAGAAATGTATTACTACTTTCTTTACTTGGATTTTCGATAGATTGCTTTATAATGGCGATAGCTACTGAATATTGGGTGTTATTTATTAGTCGGTTAATAGCTGGTATTACAGGTGCAACATTCGCAGTAGCTTCAGCTGCAATTACGGATATTACAACTAGTGCTAAGAGAACCAAATACTTTGGTTATTTAAACGCTGCCTTTAATATTGGCTTTATAATAGGCCCCTTAGTAGGAGGATTATTAGGTGAGTACCATCTAAGCTATCCCTTTTACTTTGCAGGAATATTAGGCCTGTTAAACGTTACTTATGGATACTTTTATTTTCCTGAGACAAATAACTTGCGCACGAACAAGCAGATTAGTTTTGCTAGCCTATCTCCTTTACAATCTTTGAAAAGTATTCAACGATTTAAGGGACTTACAGTCTTGTTTGTAGTATTCTTTTTATTATCAACAGCTTCGCACAGTATGGAGAGTACTTGGTCATTTTTTACTATGATGCAATTTGACTGGAGTAAACAACACGTAGGATTTTCTCTAACTATAATAGGAATTATCGGTTTTGTAGTACAGGCCTATTTATTACAGTACCTTTCAAAAAAATTATCTGATCAGAAGCTTATCTACATTGGATTAACTGTAAGTTTTATAGGATTAATATTATTGGGATTTTGTACTACAGAACAACAACTGTGGATAGGAATTACAATTTATTTACTAGGAAGTATTCATCAGACAGGTTTTCAATCTATGTTGTCTAAATCTCTTGATCAACAATACCAAGGAGAACTGCAAGGAGTATTGGGAAGCTTAAATGGATTAACAACTATAATAGGCCCTCCTATTTTTACCTATTGTTTTTATTTGTTCACACAAGATAATACTCCATTATACTTACCAGGTATTGCTTTTATACTATCAGCACTATTGATTAGCGTTAGTTTTTATTTAATCCTACACTACTGTAGAAAGTAA
- a CDS encoding tyrosine-type recombinase/integrase, with protein MSLHFGKIPTELDAEQIQDYLFYLQKKSKSPSQSYFKHTVYGLRFLLKSEGLSYDFLSLPEIKKEKKLPVVLSKQEVWQMLSGCKLLKHKILIGILYGCGLRCMEVRNLRLCDLDFDRKQLKVVQGKGKKDRYLPLSEHLIRGLKKYIEAEKPEDYLFGMPREGRAGGDASTSLSTGFDSRYSQRGVQWVVKQASKTAKILKEVSVHTLRHSFATHLLEDGMDILSIKNLLGHESIDTTLIYLQIAQLSTQKLFSPLDTLFSEFGKK; from the coding sequence GTGTCGCTTCATTTCGGGAAAATCCCCACAGAGCTCGATGCTGAGCAAATTCAAGATTACCTTTTTTACCTTCAGAAAAAATCAAAATCACCTTCACAGTCGTATTTTAAACATACCGTTTACGGACTTCGATTTCTACTGAAATCGGAAGGTTTGAGCTATGATTTTTTGAGTCTTCCGGAAATTAAAAAAGAGAAAAAACTGCCTGTAGTGCTTAGTAAACAGGAGGTTTGGCAGATGTTGTCCGGCTGTAAACTTTTAAAACATAAAATTTTGATCGGCATTCTTTACGGTTGCGGATTGCGCTGTATGGAAGTTCGAAATCTCCGTTTATGCGATTTAGATTTTGACAGAAAACAGTTGAAAGTGGTTCAAGGAAAAGGCAAAAAAGACCGCTATTTGCCACTTTCGGAGCATTTGATTCGGGGATTAAAAAAGTATATCGAAGCTGAAAAACCAGAAGATTATCTCTTTGGAATGCCACGAGAAGGAAGAGCGGGAGGTGATGCTTCGACTTCGCTCAGCACAGGTTTTGATTCCCGTTACTCACAACGGGGCGTTCAATGGGTGGTAAAACAGGCATCAAAAACGGCAAAAATATTGAAAGAAGTGAGTGTACACACGCTTCGTCACAGTTTTGCGACGCATCTTTTAGAAGACGGAATGGATATTCTGAGCATCAAAAATCTCTTGGGTCACGAAAGTATTGACACGACGTTGATTTATCTTCAAATTGCACAACTTTCCACACAAAAACTCTTTTCACCGCTCGATACCCTTTTTTCAGAATTTGGGAAGAAATGA
- the catB gene encoding type B chloramphenicol O-acetyltransferase produces MKNFFESPFKGKIIKDHITNPNIISGKYSYYSGYYHGHSFDDCARYLFPDRNDVDKLIIGSYCSIGSGASFIMAGNQGHKYDWISSFPFFYMSEFDVFSKSQDGFQKAGDTVVGNDVWIGSEAMIMPGVQIGDGAVIGSRALVTKDVEPYSIVGGNPAKLIKKRFSDDDIQKLQEMKWWEWDEETLFEAMPILCSNKIDLLYKFFRKMK; encoded by the coding sequence ATGAAAAATTTCTTCGAAAGTCCTTTTAAAGGAAAAATAATCAAAGACCACATAACTAATCCCAATATAATTTCGGGTAAATATTCTTATTATTCTGGTTATTATCACGGTCATTCATTTGACGATTGTGCTCGTTATCTGTTTCCGGACAGGAATGATGTCGATAAACTAATTATCGGTTCTTATTGTTCAATAGGGAGCGGTGCAAGTTTCATAATGGCAGGTAATCAAGGTCATAAATATGATTGGATTTCCAGTTTTCCATTTTTTTATATGTCTGAATTTGATGTTTTCAGTAAAAGCCAAGATGGATTTCAAAAAGCAGGAGATACAGTTGTTGGGAATGATGTTTGGATTGGTAGTGAAGCTATGATAATGCCAGGAGTTCAGATAGGAGATGGAGCTGTTATTGGCAGTCGTGCTTTGGTTACAAAAGATGTTGAACCTTATTCAATTGTAGGGGGAAATCCAGCCAAATTGATAAAAAAGAGATTTAGTGATGATGACATCCAAAAATTGCAGGAAATGAAATGGTGGGAATGGGATGAAGAAACCCTTTTTGAAGCAATGCCAATTCTTTGTTCAAATAAAATCGATTTGTTGTACAAGTTTTTTAGAAAAATGAAATGA
- a CDS encoding IS91 family transposase has translation MRGFKTIKKQPTQPQSQPQYEVADVLNKLGSKLEDLGLNSWQLRTLFALKKCRTSTLGGHIDACDECGNISISYNSCRNRHCPKCQGRNREDWIQTRETELLPVPYFHVVFTLPEVLNKTALHEPKMLYDILFESAWETLQTFGKNKNLQMGMIAVLHTWGQNLSLHPHLHCIVPGGGVDENGAWKNIKNDGKFLFPVKALSKVFRAKFCEKLKANLKDKFNENQENEYEKIRQSLWEKPWVVYAKKPFGSPKSVVEYLGRYTHKIAISNGRIRGIDDKTVTFDYKDYRQKGIKKQMVLSHEEFIRRFAMHILPKRFVKIRHYGFLSSTWKRIKLKKLQQKLGIQPKEKPLPKPFQPKCSCCKTGNLVTIAMFDLRGPPQWFLEMSQSQPTPKK, from the coding sequence ATGAGAGGTTTTAAAACCATAAAAAAACAGCCAACTCAACCTCAATCTCAACCTCAATACGAAGTCGCCGATGTTTTGAACAAATTAGGTTCAAAATTGGAAGATTTAGGATTAAATTCCTGGCAATTAAGAACTTTATTTGCATTAAAAAAGTGCAGAACATCGACTTTGGGAGGTCATATTGACGCTTGCGACGAATGCGGAAATATCAGCATCAGCTACAACTCCTGCCGAAACCGTCATTGCCCGAAATGCCAAGGACGGAACCGAGAAGATTGGATACAAACACGGGAAACCGAACTGCTTCCTGTGCCTTATTTTCACGTAGTTTTTACGCTTCCTGAAGTATTGAACAAAACAGCGCTTCACGAGCCCAAGATGTTGTATGATATTTTATTTGAATCGGCTTGGGAAACGCTTCAAACGTTTGGCAAAAACAAAAATCTCCAAATGGGAATGATTGCTGTTTTGCACACTTGGGGACAGAATTTGAGTCTTCATCCGCATTTGCACTGCATTGTTCCGGGTGGTGGCGTGGATGAAAACGGAGCTTGGAAAAACATCAAAAATGACGGTAAATTTTTGTTTCCGGTAAAGGCTTTGAGCAAGGTTTTCAGGGCTAAATTTTGTGAGAAACTGAAAGCTAATTTAAAGGATAAATTCAATGAAAATCAAGAAAATGAATACGAAAAAATCAGGCAAAGTCTGTGGGAAAAACCTTGGGTAGTTTACGCCAAAAAGCCATTTGGAAGCCCAAAATCTGTGGTGGAATATTTGGGCAGATACACCCACAAAATTGCCATCAGCAATGGTAGAATTAGGGGAATTGATGATAAAACAGTAACGTTCGATTACAAAGATTACCGTCAAAAAGGCATCAAAAAGCAGATGGTTTTAAGCCATGAAGAGTTTATCCGCCGTTTTGCGATGCATATTTTGCCGAAAAGATTTGTGAAAATCCGTCATTATGGTTTTTTGAGCAGCACTTGGAAACGAATTAAGCTTAAAAAACTGCAACAAAAATTAGGCATCCAGCCCAAAGAAAAACCTTTGCCAAAGCCGTTTCAACCGAAATGCAGTTGTTGTAAAACAGGGAATTTAGTCACCATTGCAATGTTTGATTTGAGGGGGCCGCCACAATGGTTTTTGGAAATGAGCCAAAGTCAGCCAACGCCTAAAAAATAG